AAAAAAGCATCATTTCTTCTAAAACGCTCTCGGTTTCATAATTTTCTAAAATGGCATAACGCTCTTGCAATCGCGCTTCATCTTGGTTGATTAGGCTTTGAAAAAAATCTTCTAAAACACTCCGATCAATCGCTCCTAACATTTCAGCCACTTTGCTTTCTGTGATAGCGTTATCGCAATAATTGATGGCTTGCTCTAAAAGAGTGATCGTATCTCTTAAGCTCCCTTGCCCGCTGTGAGCCAGTTTTTCTAATGCGCTTGTTTCATAACTTACTTGTTCTTTTTCTAAAATAGTTTTTAAATGAGAAATAACGGAATTTTCAGGGATTTTTTTAAACCTGAAATGCTGGGTGCGGCTGAGTATGGTAGCGGGCAATTTCAAAGCGTCCGTTGTCGCTAAAAGGAATTTCACATGGCTAGGAGGCTCTTCTAAAGTCTTTAAAAGCGCGTTAAACGCTTCGGTGGTGAACATATGCACTTCATCAATGATAAAGATTTTATAGCGCCCAAAGCTTGGTTTGTAGCGCGTTTGCTCTATGAGATTACGGACATCATCAATCCCCCTATTAGACGCTCCGTCCATTTCTATAATATCTATATGGTGGTTGTTTAAAGCACTCTGGCATTGGGTACAAGTATCGCAAGGCACAGCTTTTGGCCCTTCTTCACACATTAAAGCCCTAGCAAAAATCCTAGAAGAGCTGGTTTTGCCAGAACCTCTTAACCCGCTGAATAAATAAGCGTTAGCCAAACGCTGGTTGTCTAGGGCTAAAGAAAGCGTTTTAGCCACGCTCTCTTGACCGACTAGCTCGCTAAAATGTTTGGGGCGGTATTTTAACGCTAAAACTTGCATATTGATTGTAATCCTTAAAACTCATTTAGGAGTATTGTAATGCAAAATGACTTAAAACTAGCCCCTTTTTAGGTTTTACTCAATAGCACTAAAAAATCCCTAAATAAAGTAACGCTAAGCGTTCCCATGATGGCGGTTACAAAGAGATTCACCCCCATAAAAATTTTTTGGTTGTTTAAAAGTTTAGAGCCATAACGCAACGATAAAGTGCATAACAATAAAAGCCAAGAAAAGGCAGCCGATAAAGTGCCGGCTAAAAAGACAAATTTTTGCACTAAATCAAAAGACAAAGCACTCGCGCCAATTAAAAACACCATTTCCAAATACACTTGAGGGTTGAGTAAGGTAACGCCTAAAGTGAATAATAAGGTCTTTTTTAAGGATAATTTTTTAGGGGTTTGGACTTGCTTCTTTTTAAAGGTTTGAAAAAGGGTTTTTAAAGCTAAAAAAGCGTAAAATCCGGTAAAAGCCGCTCCAAATAAATTCAAAAACAAACTCAAATAAAGGTTTTTAGCAAAATAAGCCCCCACGCCAAACACGCCCATGCTCATTAACACAATATCGCATATAAAACACAAAGTGCAAATCAAAAACACATAATTCCTAGCCATTCCCCTTTCCACAATAAACAAGGATTGCGCTCCCACAGCCGCACACAAAGAAATCGCTAAACCAAAACCTTCTATAAAAACCACAAACATCTTGCTTAAATCCTTTCACTCAAAATAAGCCAAAACCATAACGCTACCATTAAAAATTCAAAAACGACATTTTAAAATTTTAGGGTTTAAAACGACCTTTATGATCGCTATGAATAAGATTAAATGAGAACAGATAATAACCAAAATGCCATTTTGATACTTTTAGTGGTTTAATATTTAATAATAGATTAAAATTGACATGCTAAAATACTGAAATTTGCTGTCGTTATGTGGCAAAAATTTAGACAACAAGGAATTGGGAATGGGAAGGAGTTTGGCTTTTTGCCTAATGCTCGCGCTTGGATTACAGGTTTTAGGCGCTAGGGATTTTTCGCAACTCAAAGATAAGGAGCTTTTAGAATTAGCAGGAACTCTGCCTTCTAATGAAGCGATTGATTATCGCATGGAAGTGTCTAAACGCCTTAAAGCCTTAAACGCTGAAGACGCTAAGAAATTCCGTGCGAATTTCAGCCGAATCGCTAGGAAGAATCTTTCCAAAATGAGCGAAGAGGATTTCAAAAAAATGCGTGAAGAGGTGCGTAAAGAATTAGAAGAAAAAACCAAAGGTTTGAGTGCTGAAGAAATCAAGGCAAAAGGGCTTAATGTGAGCGTTTGTAGTGGCGATACGAGAAAAGTTTGGTGTAGGGCTGTTAAGAAAAAAGACGAACATTGCTCTCCTAAGTGAGATAAAATTTAATTTAAAAGGATAAAACATGAAAAAAGCGTTGAAAATACTTTCTGTTAGCGCGTTGCTATTTGTGGCTTTAAACGCCAAGGATTTCAGCAAAACAAGCGATGAGGATTTGGCCAAAATGGCTGGCGTTGTCGCTCCGCAGGATATTGTGGATTACACAAAAGAGTTGAAAATGCGCATGAAAAAGATGCCTGAAGACAAGAAAAAGGCGTTCCACAAACAATTGCATGAATATGCAACTAAAAACACAGACAAAATGACCGTAGCGGATTTTGAAGCCCGCCAAAAAGCCATTAAAGAAGCGCTTAAAAAAGGCAACATGGAAGACATGGACGATGATTTTGGGTTGCGATCATGCAAGCATGGGAAAATGCACAAACACGATAAGCATGGTAAGAAGCATGGCAAAAAACATGACAAAGATCATGATAAAGATCATGACGATAAAGACCATGACCACCATGATGAAGATCACAGCGATAAGCACTAAAGCTTAAATGACACCACTTTTTCTATCAAAGCTTCAAACTCTTTAAGCAGAAATCCTAAACGCTTTTGGCGTTTGGGATAGAAGCATGCTATTATATAAAATATTATTAGTAATTTTTTATTGTTTTTTTTAACACCGCAGTTTTTAGCAATCAGCCAAGCGCAGGATTTATCATTAAAGGCAACTTCTACCCCCGACCACGATTTGATTAAATTCCAATCAAAAATAAAAACCTAAAACCGCTTCAGCGTTTCAAACCATTCTAAAAGAGGGTTTCAATACTCTTCAAACATTTCTTGGATTTTTGCTTTATCGTTCGTTTTGGTTAAAGCGAGTTGTAAAAGCACCCTGGCTTTTTGGGGGTTTAAATTGTCGCTTGTGATAAAGCCATAAGCTTTGTCATCAATCTCGCCTGAAGTGACTTCACCACTGCCTACCCTGCTAGAACGAACGATTAAAACCCCCATTTTGCTCGCTTCTTGCATCGCTTTTAAAAACCCAGCGCTCACATTCCCGTTACCCACCCCGGCTATCACAACGCCTTTTGCATGCGAGTTTAGGCTCGCTTGGAATAAATCAAGGGTCATGCCGGCATGCGTGTAAATAATATCCACTTTAGGCAGGGGGGTTTTGAGTTGTGAAAGAAAAAATTCGCTCTTCATGGTGTGTTTTCTCAAAGGCTGCATGTAATAGCGTGTTTTGCCATAATACACGCTCCCTATCGCGCCGCTATTTAGGGCTTTAAAAGTGGAAGTGTGGGTGGTGTGCGTTTTAACCACTTCTCTAGCACTAAAAATATTATCGTCCATCACCACCAGCACGCCTTTATTAGCGCTTTTTTCATTGGCCGCTACACTCAGCGCGTTATACAAATTCAAAGCCCCATCCGCGCTCAAAGAAGTAGCATTACGCATCGCTCCCACCAGCACGACCGGTTTTGTGGAGTGTAAAACTAAATTTAAAAAATACGCGCTCTCTTCTAAAGTGTCCGTGCCATGCGTAATGACCACGCCTTGAATGCGGCTATCATCTAGCAATTCTTGGGCGCGTTTGGCGAGCTTGAACCATACTTCCTCATTCATGTCTTGTGAGCCGATGTTAGAAATCTGCTCCCCTTGAATGCGAGCGATCTTGTTAAGACTAGGGATAGCCTTAAGAAGCTCTTTGATGCCCAATTCGCCACTTTTATAACTACCCGAACTCGCACTCGCACCACTCCCTGCAATCGTCCCTCCTGTCGCCAATAAAGCAATCGTGGGTAAATTTTGAGCCATAACTTGCCCCTTCAAACAAAATAAAAGAATCAACAATTTCAAAAATATTCTCATTATAGACCACCTTTTGAAATTTAAAAGGTTTTATAGTATAGTAAAACATCGTTAAAATAAATTTAAAAAGGGTTAATGGTGGATACCTTTTTTCAGATTGTAGTGTTACTTTTTTCACTTTTTTTAGGGGCAAGGCTAGGGGGCTTGGGAGTGGGCTATGCTGGGGGTTTGGGCGTGCTTGTTTTATGCTTATTTTTGGGGCTAAATCCGGGCAAAATCCCTTTTGATGTGATTTTAATCATCATGGCAGTCATTAGCGCTATTAGCGCGATGCAAAAAGCGGGGGGCTTGGATTATTTAGTCAAAATCGCTGAAAAAATTTTAAGAAAACACCCCAAGCAAATCAACTACCTCGCGCCAAGCGTGGCGTATTGTTTAACGATACTAGCCGGCACTGGGCATACGGTTTTTTCTCTAATTCCGGTGATTGTGGAAGTGAGCCAGAGCCAAAACATCAAACCCAAAGCGCCTTTAAGCTTAGCGGTAGTCTCTAGTCAGGTCGCTATTACTGCAAGCCCGGTGAGCGCAGCGGTGGTGTTTATGAGCAGTATTTTAGAGCCTTTAGGGGCGAATTACTTGACCCTTTTAATGGTTTGGATCCCTACGACTTTTTTAGCATGCATGCTCACGGCGTTTATTATGGGCTTTACTGATTTGAAATTAGACAGCGATCCGCATTATTTAGAGCGCTTGAAAGCGGGAAAAATCTCGCCCCCTAAAATCAAAGAAGAAAAAGAAACCTCAAAAAGCGCGAAATTATCGTTATGGATTTTTATCGGCGGGGTTGTAGCGATCGTTTTTTATGCGAGCGCGATTTCTAAAAATATCGCTTTGATTAGCCCGGTGGTTTTAGGCAGAGATCACGCGATTGTGTCTTTCATGCTAAGCGTGGCGACTTTAATTGTGATTTTTTGCAAGATTAACGCTAATGAAATCGCTCATTCAAGCGTGTTTAAATCCGGCATGCAAGCGTGCGTGTGCGTGTTAGGCGTGGCGTGGTTGGGCGATACTTTTGTGAGCAATCATATAGATGAAGTCAAAAGATACGCTTCTTTTTTGATCGCTGATTACCCGTTTTTATTAGCCGTAGCGCTCTTTTTGGCTTCCATGCTTTTGTATTCGCAAGCTGCCACTTCTAAAGCACTCATCCCAAGCGTGATCGCAGCCTTAGGCATTAGCGCTAATCATACCGAGCATTTGTATATTATCGTGGCTTCTTTTGCGAGCGTTTCGGCGTTGTTTGTGTTACCCACTTACCCCACTTTACTAGGAGCGATCGCTATGGATAATACCGGCACCACTAAAATGGGCCGTTATGTGTTCGATCATGCGTTTTTGATCCCTGGGGTTTTAGTCGTGTCTTTGAGCGTAGCGTTAGGGTTTGTTGTCGCGCCGTTGGTTTTGTAGCTTTCATCATCAACGATAAAAAGCTTGACGATTTTTCTAAACCCCCCCTTAAAAAAGAGGGTTTAAACCATTAATAAGCAAACACATAATTAAGGTACACGCTATAAAGCCTTCGGTATTCTAGCTTAGTGCCTAAAAAAGAATAGTAATTGGTGTTAATAGTAGGGATTTTAATGCCTAGTTCAATGCCATGTTGCGCGGAATGCTCGCTGTCTTTTTTCTTAGCTGTAGCGAGATTCGTTCTCAAACCCAAATTGAACAAAAATTGGAAATTAGAGGTATTGACTTTTGCGCTATAAGGGTTATTGAGTGCTGTTAAATTCACATATTGAGAATTAAGCCATGTAGTCCCTGCTAGTTGGATACCACCAAAGAGACCCACAGAAAGCTTGTTGTTCTTTCTTGTGATGCTATCGTTGATAATATTCACTAACAAATCGCTCCCACCGCCATAAGTCCATATGTCAGAAGAAGAATTAAAAAAGCTTGATTTGATATAGCCGTGGTTGTAATCAAAGAAGCCATAATACCTTAATCCCCATCTCTTGCTTTCGCCAAAGAATTGCTTATAGCCCACTTGCACGCCAAGCCCATTCAAAGCGCCGTTATTGCTTTGAGAGGCTATCATTCCTATATTTTTAAAGGGGTTATTGCTCATCGCCGCTAAAGCTTGAGAAAGATTGGATGCTTGCTCTTGGTTGATTTGGTAATTGTATTGGCCCGCTGCTGGAGCGTTTTTATCATAAGGTAGTGTGACAATGTCTTTTGTATTGACTTGATTGTATGGGAGTTTAGAAATCTCTTCGCTCAAATTCTTAGCACCGTTATAAGCGGCTACAATCTGCGCTTGATTGGATTTTAGGTTATAAACATCTCTAGCCACGCTTAAAGCCAAATCCAACCGATTGCTATAATAACTCACATTCCTTTGAATCGAATCAATTTCAGCGTTTAGATTCACATTTTTTCTGTAAGGCTTAGTGGGAGTCGTGCCTAAAGGGGGGATTTTCAAATAACCAACTTGCAAATATTCAAACTGGTCTTTAGGGATAGAATTGAAGAGGTTAAAGATGCTTTTAGCGTTAGAAAGAATGGTCTGTTGGTTTTGCGCGAAATTATAAATTTCTTTGTCGTAATTAGGGTTTGTGTTATCGCCTGTAACTTGACCTTGCAAGCCATCTGATTTGCTTTTGTTTTGTTCAGAAAGCTTGAGCGATTCTTGCAAATAAGGGAGCATTTTGTAAATGTTTTGGAACAACGCATAAGAGGTTACGGAGTTATTGGAGGTTATCTTACCTTCATATTTGGTTGTAGAACCATTCTTATCGCCTCTAACCTCACTTGGCACTAAAAGCCCGTTGATTCTTATCTTGCTCCAATCCATGTTAGTGTTGGTTGCACTAATCAAATCCATAAGCTCTTTTGCAGTATTGAGCGCGCTAGATATGGTTGCACCTTGATCTTGATTGGCTGTATTGCACCCATTTTCATTTAAAGCGCAAAGAGTGCCTTGAGCTTTTTGGAGGCTTTCAGCAAGATTTTTCATCTTCTGATAAGTAGCTATAGGCATGCAGTTTTTAGAACTTGGTTGGGAGCATCTGGCTGTCAAAGGCACATTGCTAAACCCTTGACCATTCTGACTGGTGCTAGTGGTCAAGCCTTCCACATTAAAAGTGAGAGCGTTCCCTGCATAAAGAGTCCAGAAAGCCAGTATGGAAGTGAGAACGGCTTGAGCGCTGCTATAAATGGGCGATAAATCCTTATTTTGAGAGTTGTTATTCGCAAAGCTTATCAAATTAGATATAGATTGTCTAACCAACTCGTAGTTGTTTGCATTTTCAATACTTTGCCTTAAAGCAGCCACTTGGGCTAAAGATGAGTTTAATTGCTCGTATTTGTCGTTCAAGTTTTTTAATTCACCGGTGTTTTTGACCATTTGCACCGCTTCGCCGATTTGATAGCCCGCACTCACAAAAAAGCCATTGTCTTCAGCGCAAAGCAATGACGCCACAAGGGATAGAGAAAGTAAAAATCGTTTTTTCATAAAAGTGTTCCTTGAAGTAATTTTTTGTTGCAAAAATATTCTAAATAGTAATAAATTTACAATTGATTTAATTTTACCATTAAACTTATTGAATTTCAAAAAAAAAAAAAAAAGATTTTGGGGTATTTTAACTTATTTATCTTTGGAGCGTTGATTTTTGTAACGATAAAATCATCTTTTGAATTTTATCAGTATTTAATGGGAATAAAGCCCAACTAAAACAAGAATGCGTAGCTGACAAAAACTTCTTTACTCCTAAAAACGCTGAAGTTTTGTCGGATCGTTTGTTGTTGCCACACATTGCTAGAGCCAAAGTTTTTCCAACTTTGCGTGCTCAAGCTATAGTAAGGGATTTTTAGCCCCACATTGAAGCGGTTGCGTTTGCCTATATACAAAGAACCCCCGAAATTCACAAAAAACCCCCCACCCGCTGCAAAAAATTTACCATCTTGATTCGTGTTTTGATTTTGATATTGAGAACTCCATAATATTGCGTATTCCACCCCACCCCCACCAAACACGCCTATTTTAAAAAACAGCATTTTTTCTGTTTTTAAAGCGAGTTTTAAAAGGGTGTCTATAGGGAGATTAACAAACACATTCACATTCAAACCAAACGCCATGAAATGCCCGTTATTGAAGAGAAAATCTTGAGGGTTTGGGGTTTTTTGCAAATTCAAAGAGCCTTGAGTGTTTGAAGCAGAATCGTAGGTTTTAATCGCGCTTGGGTCATAATTGGCTTGGGATAAAAGGGTATTACCCCCCACTTTTTGACCTAATTGCGCTTTAGCGTATTCTATATCCCCCCACACCCTTAAGCCTAAAATATGGTATTTATCAAAAGCTATTTCATCGCCTATTTGCCCGGTATAAGACAGGTTTTTACCCCCCTTATAATGGGCTTCTAATTTCTCGCCATAACACACGCTGCTAGGGCAAGTGGGGTTGTCTTTATAAGCTTGTTGCCACATGCTTGTGCTTACATTAGCCCCTGTGCCTAGCCTAAAACCCAAATAAATGTGGTTTTTCGTTTTAAAAAAAGGCGTTTTTTCAGTAGCATTGCCCCATAAAACCCCCAAACTGGCTAAAAAAACAAGCGCTTTCAAACGCTTTTTTGATTCAATTCTACCCATAATGGCACTTCACTTTGCAACATTTCTTGATTAAAAAATTCCTCTATACTCTCTCGCATGCTCTTTATCTCTGTAAGGGTGTTGACGCAGTTGCGAAACGCGCTCGCTTGCATTTCGCCCTTAGCGTAAGCATGCAAATTTTTCCTAAACATGATCACCCCCCTATCCCCATAAAACTCCACCATTTTATCAAAATGTTCTAAAACCAGATCTTTTTTCACGACTGCGGGTAATTCGGTGGTGTTGTTTCTGATTTGCCAAAATATCCATGGGGCTCTTAAGGCTGCTCGCCCTATCATTAGCCCATCAGCTTGCGTGATTTGCAAGACTTCAAAGGCTTTTTTCACGCTGTCAATTTCGCCATTGGCTATCACCGGCTTTTTTAAAATCCCTTTCATTAAAGCGATGCTTTCATAATCTATTTTGTCTTTTTGGTATTTGTCGCTTCGTGTCCTCCCATGCACCACCACATAATCCACCGGCGCGTCATTCAAGGCATGAGCGATTTCTTTAGGGATTTTTTGATCAAAGCCTAAACGCACTTTCACGCTTGTGATTTTTTTATTAGTGTTTTCTCTGATGGTTTTTAAAAGCTTCACCAAGTGGTTTAAATCCTTCAATAGCCCGCTACCATTACCATGGTTAGCCACTTTAGGGGCAGGGCAACCGCAATTAAAATCAATCCCGCTCACATGCTCTAAAGCGTTGATTTTTTCCACCGCTTCCTTGACTACGCCCTCTTTAGAGCCTGAAATTTGCGCCATGAAATGATCTTCTAAAGGGGATTTTTCTAACATTTTAGAAGTTTTATCAAACGCATACACCAACGAATGCGAGCTTACCATTTCGCTTGTGGTAACATCCACGCCAAATTTTTTCACCACGCTCCTAAAAGGCAAATCCGTATAGCCTGCCAAAGGGGCTAGAAAAAGCCATTTTTTATTCTTAAAGTCCATTCATTCTCATATCAAAGTTTTTTGTTGTATTTTGACACAATCAAGGTTAAAAAGCGCTTTAAAAACTTATCGCTGGATTGAAATGAAGCTCTTTTATAGATCCGTTAAACTCTGTTTAAAACGGGTTAAAAAATCATGCGTTGGTTGTTTTAAAAACTCTGCGTATAAAACAGGCCGTAAGCGTTTAGGGATATTCAATCTCCTGGTTTTGTCTTTAAAATCCTTTGGCATGCTTAAAGTTTTTTGAGGTTTAAGAGCGATAAAAACATGCTCTCTATCCTTTTCAATGATGAATTTTTGAGCGATTTCTAGGCTAAAAAAATGGCGTTTGATTTCTTCTTTTTGAGAAAAGCTCAACACATACCCCTTTTGCTTTAAGATTTTATCCACCATAAAAAGCGCATTTTGCGAATACTTAAAAAAAGTGATCCCATGCATTTGTGAAACAGGAATCAAAGGGTAAAGCCGCTCTTTTTCTTTATCCAAAAATTTAAAACTTTGGATAATGCCCTTAGAATAATGTTGCATCAAGGAGTTAGCGTAATTTTTCCTGAAAAAATTGCGTTTGAATTTTAAAGAAGAATTAGAATCATCTTCAAAAAATTCCCGATCTTTAGCAAGCGTTTTAAGGGTGTCTTTAGGGGTGTAGAGCAAGGGGCGAACAATCGCATAAAACCCTCTTTTTTCATAAGCTTGAAAGCTTAAAAGCGTGTTTAGCCCAGATCCTTTGCTTAGTTGCATCAAAAACCATTCCAGCCTGTCATTCAAGTGGTGCGCTAAAATCAAATGCTTGTAAGAATGCTCTTTGATCAAAGTTTCAAAAAAATCATAACGGATCTTTCTCGCTTGCATTTCAAAATTGCATTCAATCTTTGGGGCGTAATGGATATAGCATTTTTTATGGTGTGCTTGGGCGAGTTTTTGGGCGTGCTGGATGATTTCAAGGCGTTGTTTTTGCGTGTTGTAATCCACTAAAGCGGTGTCAAAAGC
This genomic window from Helicobacter pylori contains:
- a CDS encoding DUF1104 domain-containing protein, which gives rise to MGRSLAFCLMLALGLQVLGARDFSQLKDKELLELAGTLPSNEAIDYRMEVSKRLKALNAEDAKKFRANFSRIARKNLSKMSEEDFKKMREEVRKELEEKTKGLSAEEIKAKGLNVSVCSGDTRKVWCRAVKKKDEHCSPK
- a CDS encoding outer membrane protein, producing MKKRFLLSLSLVASLLCAEDNGFFVSAGYQIGEAVQMVKNTGELKNLNDKYEQLNSSLAQVAALRQSIENANNYELVRQSISNLISFANNNSQNKDLSPIYSSAQAVLTSILAFWTLYAGNALTFNVEGLTTSTSQNGQGFSNVPLTARCSQPSSKNCMPIATYQKMKNLAESLQKAQGTLCALNENGCNTANQDQGATISSALNTAKELMDLISATNTNMDWSKIRINGLLVPSEVRGDKNGSTTKYEGKITSNNSVTSYALFQNIYKMLPYLQESLKLSEQNKSKSDGLQGQVTGDNTNPNYDKEIYNFAQNQQTILSNAKSIFNLFNSIPKDQFEYLQVGYLKIPPLGTTPTKPYRKNVNLNAEIDSIQRNVSYYSNRLDLALSVARDVYNLKSNQAQIVAAYNGAKNLSEEISKLPYNQVNTKDIVTLPYDKNAPAAGQYNYQINQEQASNLSQALAAMSNNPFKNIGMIASQSNNGALNGLGVQVGYKQFFGESKRWGLRYYGFFDYNHGYIKSSFFNSSSDIWTYGGGSDLLVNIINDSITRKNNKLSVGLFGGIQLAGTTWLNSQYVNLTALNNPYSAKVNTSNFQFLFNLGLRTNLATAKKKDSEHSAQHGIELGIKIPTINTNYYSFLGTKLEYRRLYSVYLNYVFAY
- the tilS gene encoding tRNA lysidine(34) synthetase TilS; amino-acid sequence: MLNADLIARDFKTYLEPLREGKNLLGFSGGSDSTCLFHLLVEENIAFDTALVDYNTQKQRLEIIQHAQKLAQAHHKKCYIHYAPKIECNFEMQARKIRYDFFETLIKEHSYKHLILAHHLNDRLEWFLMQLSKGSGLNTLLSFQAYEKRGFYAIVRPLLYTPKDTLKTLAKDREFFEDDSNSSLKFKRNFFRKNYANSLMQHYSKGIIQSFKFLDKEKERLYPLIPVSQMHGITFFKYSQNALFMVDKILKQKGYVLSFSQKEEIKRHFFSLEIAQKFIIEKDREHVFIALKPQKTLSMPKDFKDKTRRLNIPKRLRPVLYAEFLKQPTHDFLTRFKQSLTDL
- a CDS encoding outer membrane beta-barrel protein; protein product: MGRIESKKRLKALVFLASLGVLWGNATEKTPFFKTKNHIYLGFRLGTGANVSTSMWQQAYKDNPTCPSSVCYGEKLEAHYKGGKNLSYTGQIGDEIAFDKYHILGLRVWGDIEYAKAQLGQKVGGNTLLSQANYDPSAIKTYDSASNTQGSLNLQKTPNPQDFLFNNGHFMAFGLNVNVFVNLPIDTLLKLALKTEKMLFFKIGVFGGGGVEYAILWSSQYQNQNTNQDGKFFAAGGGFFVNFGGSLYIGKRNRFNVGLKIPYYSLSTQSWKNFGSSNVWQQQTIRQNFSVFRSKEVFVSYAFLF
- a CDS encoding LysE family transporter encodes the protein MFVVFIEGFGLAISLCAAVGAQSLFIVERGMARNYVFLICTLCFICDIVLMSMGVFGVGAYFAKNLYLSLFLNLFGAAFTGFYAFLALKTLFQTFKKKQVQTPKKLSLKKTLLFTLGVTLLNPQVYLEMVFLIGASALSFDLVQKFVFLAGTLSAAFSWLLLLCTLSLRYGSKLLNNQKIFMGVNLFVTAIMGTLSVTLFRDFLVLLSKT
- a CDS encoding type II asparaginase produces the protein MRIFLKLLILLFCLKGQVMAQNLPTIALLATGGTIAGSGASASSGSYKSGELGIKELLKAIPSLNKIARIQGEQISNIGSQDMNEEVWFKLAKRAQELLDDSRIQGVVITHGTDTLEESAYFLNLVLHSTKPVVLVGAMRNATSLSADGALNLYNALSVAANEKSANKGVLVVMDDNIFSAREVVKTHTTHTSTFKALNSGAIGSVYYGKTRYYMQPLRKHTMKSEFFLSQLKTPLPKVDIIYTHAGMTLDLFQASLNSHAKGVVIAGVGNGNVSAGFLKAMQEASKMGVLIVRSSRVGSGEVTSGEIDDKAYGFITSDNLNPQKARVLLQLALTKTNDKAKIQEMFEEY
- a CDS encoding tRNA dihydrouridine synthase → MDFKNKKWLFLAPLAGYTDLPFRSVVKKFGVDVTTSEMVSSHSLVYAFDKTSKMLEKSPLEDHFMAQISGSKEGVVKEAVEKINALEHVSGIDFNCGCPAPKVANHGNGSGLLKDLNHLVKLLKTIRENTNKKITSVKVRLGFDQKIPKEIAHALNDAPVDYVVVHGRTRSDKYQKDKIDYESIALMKGILKKPVIANGEIDSVKKAFEVLQITQADGLMIGRAALRAPWIFWQIRNNTTELPAVVKKDLVLEHFDKMVEFYGDRGVIMFRKNLHAYAKGEMQASAFRNCVNTLTEIKSMRESIEEFFNQEMLQSEVPLWVELNQKSV
- a CDS encoding anaerobic C4-dicarboxylate transporter, with the protein product MVDTFFQIVVLLFSLFLGARLGGLGVGYAGGLGVLVLCLFLGLNPGKIPFDVILIIMAVISAISAMQKAGGLDYLVKIAEKILRKHPKQINYLAPSVAYCLTILAGTGHTVFSLIPVIVEVSQSQNIKPKAPLSLAVVSSQVAITASPVSAAVVFMSSILEPLGANYLTLLMVWIPTTFLACMLTAFIMGFTDLKLDSDPHYLERLKAGKISPPKIKEEKETSKSAKLSLWIFIGGVVAIVFYASAISKNIALISPVVLGRDHAIVSFMLSVATLIVIFCKINANEIAHSSVFKSGMQACVCVLGVAWLGDTFVSNHIDEVKRYASFLIADYPFLLAVALFLASMLLYSQAATSKALIPSVIAALGISANHTEHLYIIVASFASVSALFVLPTYPTLLGAIAMDNTGTTKMGRYVFDHAFLIPGVLVVSLSVALGFVVAPLVL
- a CDS encoding sialic acid-binding protein, yielding MKKALKILSVSALLFVALNAKDFSKTSDEDLAKMAGVVAPQDIVDYTKELKMRMKKMPEDKKKAFHKQLHEYATKNTDKMTVADFEARQKAIKEALKKGNMEDMDDDFGLRSCKHGKMHKHDKHGKKHGKKHDKDHDKDHDDKDHDHHDEDHSDKH